The following are encoded together in the Streptomyces flavofungini genome:
- a CDS encoding ABC transporter permease → MAALAPFSTFFRWLRRNLVVIAGLLTLGYLLLPNVVVTVFSFNKPKGRFNYSWQEFSTDAWKDPCGVADMCGSLSLSLQIAFWATLGATVLGTMIAFALVRYRFRARGAVSSLIFLPMAMPEVVMAASLLTLFLNMGAQLGFWTVLIAHIMFCLSFVVTAVKARVMSMDPRLEQAAQDLYAGPVQTFLRVTLPIAAPGIAAGALLAFALSFDDFIITNFNAGSTVTFPMFVWGSAQRGTPVQINVIGTAMFLIAVLLVVAGMVVGKRRAKKSL, encoded by the coding sequence ATGGCTGCTCTCGCCCCGTTCTCGACATTCTTCCGCTGGCTGCGCCGGAATCTCGTCGTCATCGCGGGACTCCTCACGCTCGGTTATCTGCTGCTTCCCAATGTCGTCGTCACGGTCTTCTCCTTCAACAAACCCAAGGGCCGCTTCAATTACTCCTGGCAGGAATTCTCCACGGACGCCTGGAAGGACCCCTGCGGCGTCGCCGACATGTGCGGCTCGCTGTCGCTGAGCCTGCAGATCGCGTTCTGGGCGACGCTCGGCGCGACCGTGCTCGGCACGATGATCGCCTTCGCGCTCGTGCGCTACCGCTTCCGCGCGCGCGGCGCCGTGAGCTCGCTGATCTTCCTGCCGATGGCGATGCCCGAGGTCGTCATGGCCGCCTCGCTGCTCACGCTGTTCCTCAACATGGGCGCTCAGCTGGGCTTCTGGACCGTCCTCATCGCACACATCATGTTCTGCCTCAGCTTCGTCGTGACGGCGGTGAAGGCGCGCGTGATGTCCATGGACCCGCGTCTGGAACAGGCCGCGCAGGACCTCTACGCCGGGCCCGTGCAGACGTTCCTGCGGGTGACTCTGCCCATCGCCGCCCCCGGCATCGCCGCGGGCGCGCTGCTCGCCTTCGCGCTCTCCTTCGACGACTTCATCATCACGAACTTCAACGCCGGATCGACTGTGACGTTCCCCATGTTCGTCTGGGGATCCGCGCAGCGGGGTACGCCCGTTCAGATCAATGTGATCGGCACGGCGATGTTCCTGATTGCCGTTCTTCTCGTGGTGGCAGGAATGGTCGTCGGAAAGCGCCGCGCCAAGAAATCCCTGTAA
- a CDS encoding NAD(P)/FAD-dependent oxidoreductase, whose protein sequence is MAPGAMTRRWTASLAEAKPVSFWLDDPKKPDPEPALVGDERCDLLVVGGGYSGLWTALIAKERDPGRDVVLVEGREIGWAASGRNGGFCAASLTHGLPNGLARWPDEIGQLEELGARNLDAIEAAVARYGIDCDFERTGEIDVATQPHQLAELHEVYEEMAGLGLAGSVEMLDAEALRAQVDSPTFLGGLWDRDGVAMLHPAKLAWGLKRACADLGVRIFEHTPALELASPGAGMAIRTPYGRVHARQVALGTNVFPSLVKRVRPYTVPVYDYALMTEPLTADQLAAIGWQGRQGLGDAANQFHYFRLSADNRVLWGGYDAIYPYGGKVRAEYDHRPETYAKLAGHFFTCFPQLEGVRFTHAWGGAIDTCSRFSAFFGTAYGERVAYAAGYTGLGVGATRFGAEVMLDLLAGERTERTRLEMVRSKPLPFPPEPFAWTGVALTKWSLARADENGGRRNAWLRAMDKMGLGFDS, encoded by the coding sequence ATGGCCCCTGGCGCCATGACCCGCCGCTGGACTGCGTCCCTCGCCGAGGCCAAGCCGGTCTCGTTCTGGCTGGACGACCCCAAGAAGCCCGACCCCGAGCCCGCCCTGGTCGGCGACGAGCGCTGCGACCTGCTCGTCGTCGGCGGCGGCTACAGCGGCCTGTGGACGGCCCTGATCGCCAAGGAGCGCGACCCCGGCCGTGACGTCGTCCTCGTCGAGGGCCGCGAGATCGGCTGGGCCGCCTCCGGTCGCAACGGCGGCTTCTGCGCCGCCTCCCTCACCCACGGCCTCCCCAACGGCCTGGCCCGCTGGCCGGACGAGATCGGGCAGTTGGAGGAGCTGGGCGCCCGCAACCTCGACGCGATCGAGGCCGCCGTCGCCCGCTACGGCATCGACTGCGACTTCGAGCGCACCGGCGAGATCGACGTGGCGACCCAGCCGCACCAGCTCGCCGAGCTGCACGAGGTGTACGAGGAGATGGCCGGGCTCGGCCTCGCCGGGAGCGTCGAGATGCTCGACGCTGAGGCGCTGCGCGCGCAGGTGGACTCGCCCACGTTCCTCGGCGGCCTCTGGGACCGCGACGGCGTCGCCATGCTGCACCCGGCGAAGCTCGCCTGGGGCCTCAAGCGCGCCTGCGCCGACCTCGGCGTGCGGATCTTCGAGCACACCCCGGCCCTCGAACTCGCCTCGCCGGGCGCGGGCATGGCGATCCGCACGCCCTACGGCCGCGTCCACGCCCGCCAGGTCGCGCTCGGCACGAACGTCTTCCCGTCCCTGGTCAAGCGCGTGCGCCCGTACACGGTCCCGGTGTACGACTACGCCCTCATGACCGAGCCCCTGACCGCCGACCAGCTCGCCGCGATCGGCTGGCAGGGCCGCCAGGGCCTCGGCGACGCCGCCAACCAGTTCCACTACTTCCGGCTCTCCGCCGACAACCGCGTCCTGTGGGGCGGGTACGACGCCATCTACCCCTACGGCGGCAAGGTCCGCGCCGAGTATGACCACAGGCCCGAGACGTACGCGAAGCTCGCCGGGCACTTCTTCACCTGCTTCCCGCAGCTGGAGGGGGTGCGCTTCACGCACGCGTGGGGCGGCGCGATCGACACGTGCTCGCGCTTCTCGGCGTTCTTCGGCACGGCGTACGGGGAGCGGGTCGCGTACGCCGCCGGGTACACCGGCCTCGGGGTGGGGGCCACGCGGTTCGGCGCCGAGGTGATGCTCGACCTGCTCGCGGGGGAGCGCACGGAGCGCACGCGCCTGGAGATGGTCCGCTCCAAGCCGCTGCCGTTCCCGCCGGAGCCCTTCGCCTGGACCGGGGTGGCGCTGACCAAGTGGTCGCTCGCGCGGGCCGACGAGAACGGCGGGCGCCGCAATGCGTGGCTGCGCGCGATGGACAAGATGGGACTCGGCTTCGACAGCTGA